Proteins encoded within one genomic window of Sphingomonas sp. KRR8:
- a CDS encoding Flp family type IVb pilin, producing MSKFIKKIMKNEEGATAIEYGLIAALIAVACITALGAVGNQLSRTFTGVSNSLSGANS from the coding sequence ATGTCGAAGTTCATCAAGAAGATCATGAAGAATGAAGAGGGTGCCACCGCGATCGAGTACGGCCTGATCGCCGCTCTGATCGCCGTTGCTTGCATCACCGCGCTGGGCGCGGTCGGCAACCAGCTGAGCCGCACCTTCACGGGCGTTTCGAACAGCCTGAGCGGCGCGAACTCGTAA
- a CDS encoding transglycosylase domain-containing protein, producing the protein MADRDSPWLSRSGTPVEDLPDPFAPEVDPHSEDELAPPPRRRRRWLRWALTTFFALLLITILWLVFTAPLGRALEPLPNPAMLIVSADGQAIARRGAIKEAPVEVARLNKYTPGAFVAIEDRRFYSHWGIDPRSIGRALITNLHAGGVRQGGSTITQQLAKTSFLSSDRNLKRKAQEVIIAFWLEAWLTKDEILSRYLSSVYFGDGVYGLRAAAHHYFGRDPENLTLAQSAMLAGMVQAPSRLAPTHNLPAAQKRSRLVLQEMADTGVISLARARAAASARPVIVDAKVPTGTYFADWVAPQAADAFAADFGEIKVKTTLDSRLQRLASRAVANASIGGAQAALVAMRPDGRVVAMVGGNSYKASPFNRATQGRRQPGSTFKLFVYLAALRSGWTPDSKISDTPIKIDGWSPTNSDGVYRGDITLKEAFARSSNAASVRLSESVGRQNVLRAARDLGISTPLPNTPSVALGSAGVSLLELTSAYAAIASGRYPVRASGLPPQPAKEGADESNLSSLFFTQGGRLDRSRDWKPMLDLLWAAANEGTGRRAALSTPTFGKTGTSQDNRDALFVGFAGDLVVGVWVGRDDNTPMAHSMSGGSAPAEIWRAFMAPALAVDGRNATSLPGDYQPPRRLPPPTRKSPLPSDWDVDPSQWVGDLMKDAERLLDRL; encoded by the coding sequence ATGGCCGACCGCGATTCTCCCTGGCTCAGCCGCTCCGGCACTCCCGTCGAGGACCTGCCAGATCCGTTCGCGCCCGAGGTCGATCCTCATTCGGAGGACGAGCTAGCCCCACCGCCGCGCCGCCGCCGCCGCTGGCTGCGCTGGGCGCTCACCACCTTCTTCGCGCTGCTGCTGATCACCATCCTGTGGCTGGTCTTCACGGCCCCGCTTGGCCGCGCGCTGGAGCCGCTGCCGAACCCGGCCATGCTGATCGTGTCCGCCGACGGGCAGGCGATCGCGCGGCGCGGCGCGATCAAGGAAGCGCCGGTGGAAGTTGCCAGGCTCAACAAATATACGCCGGGCGCCTTTGTCGCGATCGAGGACCGGCGCTTTTACTCGCACTGGGGCATCGACCCCCGCTCCATCGGCCGTGCGCTGATCACCAACCTTCACGCCGGCGGCGTGCGCCAGGGTGGCAGCACGATCACCCAGCAGCTTGCCAAGACCAGCTTCCTGTCCTCCGACCGCAATCTCAAGCGCAAGGCCCAGGAAGTGATCATCGCCTTCTGGCTCGAGGCGTGGCTGACGAAGGATGAGATCCTCTCCCGCTACCTCTCGTCGGTCTATTTCGGCGATGGCGTCTATGGGCTGCGCGCTGCCGCTCACCATTATTTCGGACGCGATCCCGAGAATCTGACGCTCGCCCAGTCGGCAATGCTGGCCGGAATGGTCCAGGCGCCCTCCCGCCTCGCGCCGACTCACAACCTCCCCGCCGCGCAGAAGCGCTCGCGGCTGGTGTTGCAGGAAATGGCCGACACCGGAGTTATCTCGCTCGCCCGCGCGCGGGCTGCCGCATCGGCCCGGCCGGTGATCGTCGATGCCAAGGTTCCCACCGGCACCTATTTCGCCGACTGGGTCGCGCCGCAGGCCGCCGACGCGTTCGCCGCCGACTTCGGTGAGATCAAGGTGAAGACGACGCTCGATTCGCGGCTTCAACGGCTCGCCAGCCGGGCGGTCGCCAACGCCAGCATCGGCGGCGCGCAGGCCGCGCTGGTGGCGATGCGCCCGGACGGACGGGTGGTCGCGATGGTCGGTGGGAACAGCTACAAGGCCTCTCCCTTCAACCGGGCGACCCAGGGCCGCCGGCAACCGGGCAGCACCTTCAAGCTGTTCGTCTACCTCGCCGCGCTGCGTTCCGGCTGGACGCCCGACAGCAAGATCTCGGACACGCCCATCAAGATCGACGGCTGGTCGCCGACCAACAGCGACGGCGTCTACCGGGGTGACATTACGCTCAAGGAGGCGTTCGCGCGGTCCAGCAATGCCGCGTCGGTGCGCCTGTCTGAAAGCGTCGGACGGCAGAACGTCCTGCGCGCGGCGCGCGACCTCGGCATCTCCACCCCGCTGCCCAATACACCCAGCGTGGCGCTTGGCAGCGCAGGTGTCAGCCTGCTTGAGCTGACCAGCGCTTATGCGGCGATCGCCAGCGGACGCTATCCGGTGCGTGCGTCAGGGCTTCCGCCCCAGCCGGCCAAGGAAGGCGCGGACGAATCGAACCTGTCCTCGCTCTTCTTCACCCAGGGCGGTCGGCTCGATCGCTCGCGCGACTGGAAGCCCATGCTCGACCTGCTGTGGGCGGCCGCCAACGAAGGCACCGGCCGGCGGGCCGCGCTGTCGACGCCCACCTTCGGCAAGACCGGCACCAGCCAGGACAATCGCGATGCGCTGTTCGTCGGCTTTGCGGGTGACCTGGTCGTCGGCGTCTGGGTCGGCCGCGACGACAACACACCAATGGCGCATTCGATGAGCGGCGGCAGCGCCCCGGCGGAAATCTGGCGTGCATTCATGGCGCCGGCGCTCGCGGTAGACGGGCGAAACGCAACCTCGCTTCCAGGCGACTACCAGCCGCCCCGCCGTCTTCCCCCGCCGACTCGCAAGAGCCCGCTGCCGTCGGATTGGGATGTCGATCCCTCGCAATGGGTCGGTGATTTGATGAAAGACGCCGAACGGCTGCTCGACCGCCTATAA
- a CDS encoding ABC transporter substrate-binding protein yields MNRVRLLLLGALALAGGCQKQETGAVRVVVAGDAPAVVDPADGPIDGPQAVLLSAVAQGLVRFDGDGNIVGGLAERWNVSNDGLLYIFRLQSGTWPGGRKIVAEDVARLLRREIARASRNSLKDTAGAVTQIVAMTDRVLAIQLFAPRPHLLQLLAQPEFGIVRGDVGTGPFTLAQQGRWMQLSRTLPSGEDEEPQVERVMLTAAPMTAAVRAFTDRKVGLVLGGTFADLPLTNDARLPRGTLRFDPAAGLFGLVPGRANGLLADREVRDLLDRAIDRPALVSALGVPDLQPRASILEGGLDGNIAPANPAWAGQQLSDRLPALVAEAHRLFPRKPGDQPPVIRVAVPRSPGGAALLQRLRADWRRLGIMVAHADDEDEADLRLIDWVAPSVSPAWYLRSFRCGAVPICVPQAEEPLNIARETLNVAERNARLAEAERMMRDNVLFMPLAAPVRWSLVRDLPGFQENRFARHSLSDLRNGSSQ; encoded by the coding sequence ATGAACCGTGTCCGACTTCTGCTGCTCGGAGCGCTGGCGCTGGCCGGGGGCTGCCAGAAGCAGGAAACCGGCGCGGTGCGGGTCGTGGTCGCCGGCGACGCGCCCGCAGTGGTCGATCCGGCAGATGGGCCGATCGACGGGCCGCAGGCGGTGCTGCTGTCCGCCGTGGCGCAGGGGCTGGTGCGGTTCGACGGCGACGGCAATATCGTTGGCGGCCTGGCCGAGCGCTGGAACGTGTCCAACGACGGGCTGCTCTACATCTTCCGGCTACAGAGCGGGACATGGCCGGGCGGGCGCAAGATCGTCGCGGAAGACGTCGCCCGCCTCCTTCGGCGCGAGATTGCGAGGGCAAGCCGCAACAGCCTGAAGGACACTGCGGGAGCCGTCACGCAGATCGTGGCGATGACCGACCGGGTTCTCGCCATCCAGCTGTTCGCGCCGCGACCGCACCTCCTGCAGCTGCTCGCCCAGCCGGAATTCGGCATCGTTCGCGGTGATGTCGGCACCGGGCCGTTCACGCTGGCGCAGCAGGGCCGATGGATGCAGCTCAGCCGGACGTTGCCGTCCGGGGAGGACGAGGAGCCGCAGGTCGAGCGCGTGATGCTGACCGCCGCCCCCATGACCGCGGCGGTGCGGGCGTTCACCGACCGCAAGGTGGGCCTGGTGCTTGGCGGGACCTTTGCCGACCTGCCGCTGACCAATGACGCGCGCCTGCCGCGCGGGACGTTGCGCTTCGATCCCGCCGCCGGGCTGTTCGGCCTCGTTCCAGGGCGAGCCAACGGACTGCTGGCCGACCGCGAGGTTCGCGACCTCCTCGACCGCGCGATCGACCGGCCCGCGCTGGTCAGCGCGCTGGGCGTTCCGGACCTGCAACCAAGAGCCTCGATCCTGGAAGGCGGACTGGACGGCAACATCGCTCCGGCGAACCCGGCGTGGGCGGGGCAGCAGCTGTCCGATCGTCTGCCCGCCCTCGTCGCCGAGGCGCACCGGCTGTTTCCGCGCAAGCCTGGAGATCAGCCGCCCGTGATACGCGTCGCGGTGCCGCGCTCACCAGGAGGCGCCGCGCTGCTGCAGCGGCTTCGTGCCGACTGGCGCCGGCTGGGGATCATGGTCGCCCATGCCGATGACGAGGACGAGGCGGACCTCAGGTTGATCGACTGGGTGGCGCCGTCCGTATCCCCGGCCTGGTACCTGCGTTCCTTCCGCTGCGGCGCGGTGCCCATCTGCGTTCCGCAAGCCGAGGAGCCGCTCAACATCGCGCGCGAGACACTCAACGTCGCCGAGCGCAACGCCCGCCTGGCCGAAGCCGAGCGGATGATGCGCGACAATGTGCTGTTCATGCCGCTGGCGGCGCCGGTGCGCTGGTCGCTGGTCCGCGACCTGCCGGGTTTTCAGGAGAACCGTTTCGCTCGCCATTCATTGAGTGATCTCAGGAATGGGAGCAGTCAGTAG